A section of the Mycobacterium sp. 3519A genome encodes:
- a CDS encoding sugar phosphate isomerase/epimerase → MRPAIKVGLSTASVYPLRTEAAFEYAARLGYDGVELMVWAETVSQDMDAVAAISARYDVPVLSVHAPCLLISQRVWGANPIPKLERSVRAAEQLGAQTVVVHPPFRWQRRYAEGFSDQVAELEASSDVMVAVENMFPFRADRFFGAGQTSIERMRKRGGKPGPGISAFAPSYDPLDGNHAHYTLDLSHTATAGTDALDMARRMGEGLTHLHLCDGSGASTDEHLVPGRGTQPTVEICEMLAASDFAGHVILEVTTSGARTASEREALLKESLDFARKHLLR, encoded by the coding sequence GTGCGCCCCGCCATCAAGGTTGGTCTGTCGACTGCCTCGGTCTATCCGCTGAGGACCGAGGCCGCCTTCGAATACGCGGCCCGGCTCGGCTACGACGGTGTCGAGTTGATGGTGTGGGCCGAGACGGTCAGCCAGGACATGGACGCTGTAGCTGCCATCTCTGCTCGTTACGACGTCCCGGTGCTGTCGGTACATGCGCCGTGTCTGCTGATCTCGCAGCGGGTGTGGGGCGCCAACCCGATCCCGAAGCTCGAGCGCAGCGTGCGGGCGGCCGAACAACTCGGCGCGCAGACCGTGGTGGTGCATCCGCCGTTCCGGTGGCAGCGCCGCTACGCAGAGGGGTTCTCCGATCAGGTCGCCGAACTCGAGGCGTCCAGCGACGTGATGGTCGCGGTGGAGAACATGTTCCCGTTCCGGGCCGACCGGTTCTTCGGCGCCGGCCAGACGTCGATCGAGCGGATGCGCAAGCGTGGCGGCAAGCCGGGGCCCGGCATCTCGGCGTTCGCCCCGTCCTACGACCCGCTGGACGGCAACCACGCGCACTACACGCTGGATTTGTCGCACACCGCGACCGCGGGCACCGATGCTCTCGACATGGCCCGCCGGATGGGTGAGGGCCTCACCCATCTGCATCTGTGCGACGGCAGCGGTGCGTCCACCGACGAGCACCTGGTGCCGGGCCGCGGCACCCAGCCGACCGTCGAGATCTGCGAGATGCTGGCCGCCAGCGACTTTGCCGGACATGTGATCCTGGAGGTGACCACATCGGGCGCGCGGACCGCCAGCGAACGTGAAGCGCTGCTGAAGGAGTCGCTGGACTTCGCCCGAAAGCACTTGCTGCGCTGA
- a CDS encoding thioesterase family protein codes for MPGSTLFTDAMALTPAGDGVYHGELNEHWTIGPKVHGGAMLALCANAARIEAGGGIEPIAVSGNFLWAPDPGPMQVVTTVRKRGRRVSLVDVELNQGERTAVRAAITLGDPEHHVPPLLSVNPVVPLMPPEPPPGLEPIGPGHPMADIVHLAHGCDIRPSLTTFTPRTDSGPPIIEYWVRPKSVAPDALFALLCGDVSAPVTFGVNRTGWAPTIQLTAYLRALPADGWLRVLCTTVQIGQDWFDEDHIVVDCEGHIVVQTRQLAMVPAPQ; via the coding sequence ATGCCGGGATCGACCCTGTTCACCGACGCCATGGCGCTGACCCCGGCCGGCGACGGCGTGTATCACGGTGAGCTCAACGAGCATTGGACCATCGGCCCGAAGGTGCACGGCGGCGCGATGTTGGCGCTGTGCGCGAACGCGGCACGCATCGAAGCGGGCGGTGGGATCGAGCCGATCGCGGTGTCCGGCAATTTCCTGTGGGCGCCCGACCCGGGGCCGATGCAGGTCGTCACCACGGTGCGTAAGCGGGGTCGCCGGGTCAGTCTGGTCGACGTCGAACTCAACCAGGGCGAGCGGACGGCCGTTCGTGCCGCGATCACCCTCGGTGATCCGGAACACCATGTGCCGCCGCTGTTGTCGGTCAATCCCGTCGTCCCGTTGATGCCGCCCGAGCCGCCGCCGGGCCTCGAGCCGATCGGGCCCGGGCATCCGATGGCGGACATCGTGCACCTGGCGCACGGCTGCGACATCCGTCCGTCGCTGACGACGTTCACCCCGCGCACCGACAGCGGTCCGCCCATCATCGAATACTGGGTGCGGCCGAAAAGCGTTGCGCCCGATGCCCTTTTCGCGCTGTTGTGCGGCGACGTGTCGGCGCCGGTGACCTTCGGGGTGAACCGGACGGGGTGGGCGCCGACGATCCAACTCACCGCGTATCTTCGGGCGCTGCCCGCCGACGGTTGGCTGCGGGTGCTGTGCACGACGGTGCAGATCGGCCAGGACTGGTTCGACGAGGACCACATCGTCGTCGACTGTGAGGGCCACATCGTCGTGCAGACCCGCCAATTGGCGATGGTGCCTGCCCCGCAGTAG